In one Mycobacterium sp. NBC_00419 genomic region, the following are encoded:
- a CDS encoding bifunctional 3,4-dihydroxy-2-butanone-4-phosphate synthase/GTP cyclohydrolase II — translation MTRLDTVERAVADIAAGKAVVVIDDEDRENEGDLIFAAEKATPELVAFMVRYTSGYLCVPLDGDICDRLGLLPMYAVNQDKHGTAYTVTVDAKNGVGTGISASDRATTMRLLADPSSVSQDFTKPGHVVPLRAKDGGVLRRPGHTEAAVDLARMAGLQPAGAICEIVSQKDEGAMAQTDELRVFADEHNLALISIADLIEWRRKHEKHIERIAEARIPTRHGEFRAVGYSSVYEEVEHVALVRGDIAGPENDGHDVLVRVHSECLTGDVFGSRRCDCGPQLDAALAMVAREGRGIVLYMRGHEGRGIGLMHKLQAYQLQDAGADTVDANLELGLPADARDYGIGAQILVDLGVRSMRLLTNNPAKRVGLDGYGLNIIERVPLPVRANAENIRYLMTKRDRMGHDLTGLDDYDDAAQLPGDLGGAL, via the coding sequence ATGACGAGGCTGGACACCGTCGAACGGGCGGTTGCCGATATCGCGGCGGGCAAGGCCGTTGTCGTCATTGATGACGAGGACCGCGAGAACGAGGGCGATCTGATCTTCGCCGCCGAGAAGGCCACCCCTGAGCTGGTGGCGTTCATGGTCCGCTATACCTCGGGCTATCTCTGTGTACCTCTGGACGGCGACATCTGCGATCGTCTAGGTCTACTGCCGATGTACGCCGTCAACCAGGACAAGCACGGCACCGCCTACACCGTCACGGTCGATGCGAAAAACGGTGTGGGGACTGGTATTTCAGCCTCGGATCGGGCGACGACCATGAGGCTGCTCGCCGACCCGTCCAGCGTCTCCCAGGATTTCACCAAGCCCGGCCATGTCGTGCCGCTGCGCGCCAAGGACGGCGGGGTGTTGCGCCGTCCGGGCCACACCGAGGCCGCCGTCGACCTGGCCCGGATGGCCGGCCTGCAGCCGGCCGGGGCGATCTGCGAGATCGTCAGCCAGAAGGACGAAGGCGCGATGGCGCAGACCGACGAACTTCGGGTCTTCGCCGACGAGCACAACCTGGCTCTGATCTCGATCGCCGACCTCATCGAATGGCGCCGCAAGCACGAGAAGCACATCGAGCGGATCGCCGAGGCACGCATCCCCACCCGGCACGGTGAGTTCCGCGCGGTGGGCTACTCCAGCGTCTACGAAGAGGTCGAGCACGTCGCTCTGGTGCGGGGCGACATCGCCGGCCCGGAGAACGACGGCCACGACGTGCTGGTCCGGGTCCACTCGGAGTGCCTCACCGGCGACGTATTCGGTTCGCGCCGTTGCGACTGTGGGCCGCAGCTGGACGCGGCGCTGGCCATGGTGGCCCGTGAAGGCCGCGGAATCGTGCTCTACATGCGCGGCCACGAGGGCCGCGGCATCGGGCTGATGCACAAGCTGCAGGCCTACCAGTTGCAGGATGCCGGCGCCGACACCGTCGACGCCAACCTCGAACTGGGCCTGCCCGCCGACGCCCGCGACTACGGCATCGGCGCCCAGATCCTGGTCGACCTCGGTGTGCGCTCGATGCGGCTGCTCACCAACAACCCGGCCAAGCGGGTGGGTCTGGACGGCTACGGGCTGAACATCATCGAACGGGTGCCGTTGCCGGTGCGCGCCAACGCCGAGAACATCCGCTACCTGATGACCAAGCGGGACCGGATGGGCCACGACCTGACCGGTCTGGACGACTACGACGACGCAGCGCAACTGCCCGGGGACTTGGGCGGAGCCCTGTGA
- the ribH gene encoding 6,7-dimethyl-8-ribityllumazine synthase yields the protein MSGGAGIPDLPEMDASQVSLAIVASTWHAQICNALLDGARRVAEDSGIAEPTVVRVLGAIEIPVVAQELARTHDAVVALGVVIRGQTPHFDYVCDAVTQGLTRVSLDASTPVANGVLTTDNEEQALDRAGLPDSAEDKGAQAAAAALSTALTLRHLRGA from the coding sequence ATGAGCGGGGGCGCAGGCATTCCGGACCTTCCGGAAATGGACGCCTCCCAGGTGTCGCTGGCGATCGTCGCCAGTACCTGGCACGCGCAGATTTGCAATGCGCTGCTCGACGGCGCACGCCGCGTCGCCGAGGACTCCGGTATCGCCGAGCCGACCGTGGTGCGGGTACTCGGTGCCATCGAGATCCCGGTCGTCGCACAGGAACTCGCGCGCACCCATGACGCGGTGGTCGCCCTAGGTGTGGTGATCCGTGGCCAGACACCGCATTTCGACTACGTGTGCGACGCGGTCACGCAGGGGCTGACGAGAGTGTCGCTGGATGCCTCGACACCGGTGGCCAACGGCGTGCTCACCACCGACAACGAGGAGCAGGCCCTCGACCGGGCCGGTCTGCCCGATTCGGCCGAGGACAAGGGCGCCCAGGCGGCGGCGGCCGCGCTGTCGACGGCGTTGACGCTGCGCCACCTGCGCGGGGCATGA
- a CDS encoding PH domain-containing protein, whose amino-acid sequence MTDSTTAWDVVLRPRLIRIVAYVAAFVVAVAGITVGFLYKIKFTGAFIQPADQVAVATLGVVLGGAILLLAMPRVRVGPAGIAVRNLLLERVVPWDDVVDVSFPEGSRWARVDLAAYEYIPLVAVQAVDGERAVEAMETMRTLMATYRNGITPA is encoded by the coding sequence ATGACCGACTCCACGACCGCGTGGGATGTCGTGCTGCGGCCACGACTGATCCGGATCGTCGCCTACGTCGCGGCGTTCGTCGTCGCGGTGGCGGGCATCACCGTCGGATTCCTATACAAGATCAAGTTCACCGGTGCTTTCATCCAGCCCGCCGACCAAGTGGCCGTCGCGACCCTGGGCGTGGTCCTGGGTGGGGCGATCCTGCTGCTGGCGATGCCGCGGGTGCGGGTCGGGCCCGCCGGAATCGCTGTGCGCAACCTCCTGCTGGAACGCGTGGTGCCCTGGGACGACGTGGTCGACGTGAGCTTCCCGGAGGGGTCCCGCTGGGCCCGCGTGGACCTCGCCGCCTACGAGTACATCCCATTGGTCGCCGTGCAGGCGGTGGACGGCGAGCGGGCCGTCGAGGCGATGGAGACCATGCGGACACTCATGGCGACCTACCGCAACGGCATCACGCCAGCCTGA
- a CDS encoding GNAT family N-acetyltransferase — translation MPTARITRLTESDWEQFAQLRLRALADALGTTDEQYLGESRMSAAQWRQRLREHAQFVAVVAERPEGLIAAHRASPGTVYLYSLWLDPRVRGRGLSRDLVGAALNWARRSDARIVTLRMARDNVVARSVYESFGFVEIGDDGRPEVAMRLRLA, via the coding sequence GTGCCCACGGCGCGCATCACCCGCCTCACCGAGTCGGACTGGGAGCAATTCGCTCAGCTCCGGTTGCGGGCGCTGGCCGACGCGCTGGGCACCACCGACGAGCAGTACCTCGGAGAGTCGCGGATGTCGGCGGCGCAGTGGCGGCAGCGGTTGCGGGAGCACGCCCAGTTCGTCGCCGTCGTCGCAGAACGACCGGAGGGCCTGATCGCTGCCCACCGGGCCAGTCCCGGCACCGTGTACCTGTACTCGCTGTGGCTGGACCCCCGAGTTCGTGGCCGCGGCCTGAGCCGCGACCTCGTCGGCGCCGCACTGAACTGGGCCCGCCGCAGTGACGCGCGCATCGTGACATTGCGGATGGCGCGCGACAACGTCGTCGCCCGCTCGGTCTACGAGAGTTTCGGATTCGTGGAGATCGGTGACGACGGCCGCCCCGAGGTGGCGATGCGACTCAGGCTGGCGTGA